GGCGACCTGGGCCGGTTGATCGAGAGCAACACCACAGGTCAACTCTTCGATGCGGGCCAGAGCTTTGATGTACTCTTCACCATCACTCATCACCGCCAGACTCGCCTCGTTTTTGCAATCGAGCAGTGCACTGATCTTCTTGGCCGGAGAAACATCCATTTCGCCACGGATGTTACGGATGGAACGAATGACCTCCATCACCTGCTCCATTTTGGCGGTGGCGTCTTCGTCCTGCAGCAAGCCTTCGCCCTGCGGGTAGTCGGCCAACATAATGGATGCCACCGGACGGCTGCCGGGCAGATTCTGCCAGATCTCTTCGGTGATAAACGGTGTGATCGGATGCAGCAGACGCAGCAGGCGCTCCAATACGGTATAAACGACGGTCTGGGCGCTGAGCTTGGCGGCAGCATCGTCACCGTACAGGGCTCCCTTGATCAGCTCGATGTACCAGTCACAGAACTCATGCCAGGTAAAGGTGTACAGGGTACTGGCGGCCTCATTGAAGCGATACTCGTCGAGTGCCTTGTTGGCTTCTTTTTCCACCTCGGTCAGGCGGGTCAAGATCCAGCGATCTGCCATGGACAGGCTGAGTTGATCCCAGTTGGGATTTGCCACCGGCTCAAAGCCTTCCAGATTCATCAGGGCAAAACGGCTGGCGTTCCACAGCTTATTGCAGAAGTTGCGGTAGCCGCCGATCCGTTCCGTGGACAATTTGACATCGCGGCCTTGAGCGGCAAAGGCGGTGAGGGTGAAGCGGAACGCATCGGTGCCGAACTCGTCAATGACGGTCAACGGGTCAATGACGTTGCCCTTACTCTTACTCATCTTCTGGCCCTGAGCGTCACGCACCAAAGCATGAATATACACGTCTTTAAACGGTACATCGCCCATGAACTTGAGGCCCATCATCATCATGCGCGCCACCCAGAAAAACAGGATATCGAAACCGGTAATCAGGCATGAGGTGGGGTAAAACTTGCTCAGGGTTTCGGTCTTGTCCGGCCAACCCATGGTCGAGAACGGCCATAAACCGGAGGAAAACCAGGTGTCGAGCACGTCGGTTTCCTGGTGGATATTGGTGCTCTGGCACTTGGCACAGCAGGTCGCATCTTCGCGCGACACGGTGATCTCACCGCAGTCGTCGCAGAACCAGGCCGGGATACGATGGCCCCACCAGATCTGGCGGCTGATACACCAATCCTGAATGTTATACATCCACTCGTAGTAGGTCTTTTCCCACTGCGCAGGAACAATGCGAGTCTGGCCGTTTTCCACCGCCTTGATCGCCTCTTTGGCCAGCGGCTGCACATCAACGTACCATTGCAGGCTCATGTAGGGCTCAATAACGGTTTTACAACGGTAACATTCCCCCACCGAGTTCAGGTGGTCATCGATCTTTTCCAACAAACCAAGCGCTTCGAGATCGGCAACAACTTTTTCACGTGCCGCATAGCGCTCCATACCCTGATAAGCTCCACCGTTTTCGTTGATAAAACCGGACTCGTCAAGGATGTTTATATTTTCCAGATTGTGACGCTTGCCCATCTCAAAGTCATTGAAATCGTGGGCCGGGGTAATTTTCACCGCCCCGCTACCGAACTCTTTGTCGACATAGTCGTCAGCAATGATGGGAATTTCACGACCAGTCAGCGGCAATTCAATCATCTTACCCACCAGATCGGCGTAACGCTCATCCTCAGGGTGAACCGCGACAGCAGTATCACCGAGCATGGTTTCCGGACGGGTGGTGGCAACCACCAGCACCTGATCGGTGCCTTTGACCGGGTAACGCAAATGCCACAGGTGGCCTTTTTTATCGTCGTGCTCTACTTCCAGATCGGACAGGGCGGTATGGCACCGCGGGCACCAGTTGATCAGACGGTTATCGCGATAGATCAGCCCCTCTTCATAGAGGCTGACAAACACTTCACGCACCGCCTTGCTTAAGCCCTCGTCCATGGTGAAACGCTCACGCTGCCAGTCGCAGGAGGCGCCAAGACGCTTGAGCTGGTTGATAATCTGGCCACCGGACTCTTCACGCCACTGCCATACCCGCTCGATGAAAGCTTCGCGACCAACATCGTGCCGGTCTTTGCCTTCGCTGGCCAGCTGTTTCTCAACCACATTCTGGGTGGCGATACCGGCATGGTCGGTGCCGGGCATCCACAGCACTTCGTGACCGGTCATGCGCTTCCAGCGTGCCAAAATATCCTGCATGGTATTGTTGAGGGCATGGCCCATGTGCAACACACCAGTGACGTTCGGTGGCGGAATGACAATGGAGTAATGGGGTTTGGGGGAATTTTCATCGGCGTGGAAATAGCCGTTTTGTTCCCAGGTCTGATACCATTTGGTCTCAAAGTCGTGCGGCTCGTAGCCTTTTGCCAATTCGTCTGCCATGATGTGTCTTTCCTTCAAAAAAGAATCGGTCCACCGGACCGAGTTGAGATTTGCAGTGTGCCGAAATCGAGCGAAAAACGCACATCCGAACACGAAAAAAGGGGATTTTAGCAATCCCCTTTTTATCCGTCAATGCTCAGTATTCAGAATTATCCGAGGTCGCCTCAGGCTTCCGGCTTAATCTTGTCCATCTCCTCACGAACCATGCTTTCCGCCAGATCAGGGACAACTTCCCAGACAACCTTTTCGAGGATCGGTGAGGCGAGTTTTTCAATGACCGCCCCGGCGACACGCTCGACGATCTCCGTCAGTTGTTCATCGCTGAGGTAGGCAACACGGGTTTCGACACGCTTTGGAGTGGCCCCGTAGGCACCTTCAGCGACAATCGCATCGTCACTCAAATCCATGACGCCGGCAGAAGCGGCAGCGGCAGGCGCTTCTGCCGCAACGGGTTCCACCAACGGCGGCAGGTCCGCAACGGCAGCCGGTTCAGGCTCTTCTTGTGGTTCAAGGGGTTGCAGAGGTTCAAAAGAAGGCGCCTCTTCGACGGTTTCTTCCTTGGGTTCGGAGAAATCACCAAGCGGCGGCAAATCAGCAAACGGATCTTTAGCCTCGGGTTCCTCGGCAGCGGGTGCTTCTGCAGCGGCGGCAAATGGATCCAGAGAGGCCAGTGATTCTTCAGAGGGTTCAGCAACCTCTTCTTCTACCGGACCTTCTTCGGCTTCAGGCAAGGCAAACGGATCGACCGGCGTTTCCGCCTCCTCCGTTTGCGCCGGTGGCGTTTCATTGGTTTCGAAACTGAAATCACTTAACGGCGCAAGATCGCTTGTCGCCTCTTCCTCAACAGGCTCACCGGCAGGCGGCGCGTATTCTGTGACCGCATCAAAACTGAAGCTGTCGTCTTCCCGGGTAGAGGCGGGCTCCTCTTCAGCGACCGGTTGAGCCATATCAAATTCAGCAAGCGGTTCGAGGGACGGCGCAGGTTCAGCTGCAGGAGCTTCCGCCTGTTTGGCGCTGACTTCCGCAAGGGCACCGAGCAAATCACTTTCCACCGGTGTCTGCCCCGGAGTCGCCTGCCACGTCTCTTGTGCAGGAGCGTTGGAAAGCATTTCTGTGACTTTATCCACCAGCTCCTGAGAGCTGAACGGTTTGGTAATCCAGTCCGTGGCACCCACCGCCTTGGCTTTGCTTTCATCAAAGGGTTCAAACGTCCCCGCCAGCAGCAAAACAGGTACCGACGCCAGTTCAGGCAAGGCACGAATCGCTTCGCACAGCTCGTAACCATCTTTGCCGGGCATAAACACATCGGCCAGAATGAGATCAGGGCTGTCCTGTTGAGCCATGTTCAACGCCTGG
This region of uncultured Desulfuromonas sp. genomic DNA includes:
- a CDS encoding valine--tRNA ligase; protein product: MADELAKGYEPHDFETKWYQTWEQNGYFHADENSPKPHYSIVIPPPNVTGVLHMGHALNNTMQDILARWKRMTGHEVLWMPGTDHAGIATQNVVEKQLASEGKDRHDVGREAFIERVWQWREESGGQIINQLKRLGASCDWQRERFTMDEGLSKAVREVFVSLYEEGLIYRDNRLINWCPRCHTALSDLEVEHDDKKGHLWHLRYPVKGTDQVLVVATTRPETMLGDTAVAVHPEDERYADLVGKMIELPLTGREIPIIADDYVDKEFGSGAVKITPAHDFNDFEMGKRHNLENINILDESGFINENGGAYQGMERYAAREKVVADLEALGLLEKIDDHLNSVGECYRCKTVIEPYMSLQWYVDVQPLAKEAIKAVENGQTRIVPAQWEKTYYEWMYNIQDWCISRQIWWGHRIPAWFCDDCGEITVSREDATCCAKCQSTNIHQETDVLDTWFSSGLWPFSTMGWPDKTETLSKFYPTSCLITGFDILFFWVARMMMMGLKFMGDVPFKDVYIHALVRDAQGQKMSKSKGNVIDPLTVIDEFGTDAFRFTLTAFAAQGRDVKLSTERIGGYRNFCNKLWNASRFALMNLEGFEPVANPNWDQLSLSMADRWILTRLTEVEKEANKALDEYRFNEAASTLYTFTWHEFCDWYIELIKGALYGDDAAAKLSAQTVVYTVLERLLRLLHPITPFITEEIWQNLPGSRPVASIMLADYPQGEGLLQDEDATAKMEQVMEVIRSIRNIRGEMDVSPAKKISALLDCKNEASLAVMSDGEEYIKALARIEELTCGVALDQPAQVAKQVSGDVEILLPLAGLINVEEEEKRLTKEIAKVQKDVDMFSKKLSNEKFVANAPAAVLEKDRGKLAAAQEKLTVLQASLEKIVALK
- a CDS encoding response regulator yields the protein MGKKLLLADDSVTIQKVIEITFADKDYQLQIADNGDQALNMAQQDSPDLILADVFMPGKDGYELCEAIRALPELASVPVLLLAGTFEPFDESKAKAVGATDWITKPFSSQELVDKVTEMLSNAPAQETWQATPGQTPVESDLLGALAEVSAKQAEAPAAEPAPSLEPLAEFDMAQPVAEEEPASTREDDSFSFDAVTEYAPPAGEPVEEEATSDLAPLSDFSFETNETPPAQTEEAETPVDPFALPEAEEGPVEEEVAEPSEESLASLDPFAAAAEAPAAEEPEAKDPFADLPPLGDFSEPKEETVEEAPSFEPLQPLEPQEEPEPAAVADLPPLVEPVAAEAPAAAASAGVMDLSDDAIVAEGAYGATPKRVETRVAYLSDEQLTEIVERVAGAVIEKLASPILEKVVWEVVPDLAESMVREEMDKIKPEA